In one Hymenobacter sp. DG25B genomic region, the following are encoded:
- a CDS encoding M13 family metallopeptidase, producing the protein MQKTSILTRSLAAAAVWAVAGCATSQKAPSTPTAAAPAAPTEAVVKGVGLDVADLDPSVSPCEDFFQYSGGAWLKNNPIPAYASSWGPRNLLGDRTQALLRRILEEAAANTAAEKGSNLQKVGDFYASAMDTVAIEKAGLAPLQPELSRIAAVKDLRGLQDIIARHKLLKTGAFFGAGVEVDEKKTTQYAVGLYQGGLTLPDRDYYFKQDARTETIRAAYRKYLTNMFALLGDNPATAQKNAATVERIETRLAKASRTRVELRDPQANYNKMALAEASKRYPNLNLPRVLGALQLGAAQEVIVGQPAFLDEANKVLKTEPLADLKTYLRWHLVRSVSSALTKAYVDESFRFSQVLGGTKQLPTRWKRMLASTDQALGEAFGQLYVDKAFSPAAKRKALEMVTNIKASMAEHIQTNTWMSDATKAEALKKLNALRVKIGYPDEWKDYSALTISRDSYLKNLLAAREWDYRQEVKKYGGPIDRNEWGMTPSTINAYYNPPMNEIVFPAGYLQPPFFDPKADDAVNYGAIGGVIGHEITHGFDDQGRQYDAEGNLRDWWTKEDAEKFTQRAEVVGRQYSAFSPLDSVFVNGKLTMGENLADFAGLTVVYGALQKQLQQRYGSGPRPKFDGFTPEQRFFLSWAQLRRTNIRPEALRQQILTDPHSPGQYRTIGPLMNMPQFYEAFGCQEGQKMVRAQQDRAKIW; encoded by the coding sequence ATGCAGAAGACTTCTATTCTCACCCGTTCACTTGCCGCGGCAGCCGTATGGGCCGTAGCGGGCTGTGCCACCAGCCAAAAGGCACCTTCCACTCCCACCGCCGCCGCACCGGCGGCCCCCACCGAAGCCGTAGTAAAAGGGGTGGGTCTGGATGTAGCCGACCTGGACCCAAGCGTTTCGCCCTGCGAGGACTTTTTCCAGTATTCCGGCGGCGCCTGGCTGAAGAACAACCCCATTCCGGCCTATGCCTCCAGCTGGGGCCCGCGCAACCTGCTCGGCGACCGAACCCAGGCCCTGCTGCGCCGCATTCTGGAAGAAGCCGCCGCTAATACCGCCGCTGAAAAGGGCTCTAACCTGCAGAAGGTCGGCGACTTCTATGCCTCGGCCATGGACACCGTTGCCATTGAAAAGGCCGGCCTGGCCCCGCTGCAGCCCGAGCTCAGCCGCATTGCCGCCGTGAAAGATTTGCGCGGCCTGCAGGACATAATTGCCCGCCACAAGCTGCTGAAAACCGGGGCCTTCTTTGGTGCCGGGGTGGAGGTAGACGAGAAAAAAACCACCCAATACGCCGTAGGCCTGTACCAGGGCGGCCTCACGCTGCCCGACCGCGACTACTACTTCAAGCAGGACGCCCGCACCGAAACCATCCGGGCTGCCTACCGCAAGTACCTGACGAATATGTTTGCCCTGCTGGGCGACAACCCGGCCACCGCGCAGAAAAATGCGGCTACGGTAGAGCGCATCGAGACGCGCCTGGCCAAGGCCTCCCGCACCCGCGTAGAGCTGCGCGACCCGCAGGCCAACTACAACAAAATGGCGCTGGCCGAGGCAAGCAAGCGCTACCCCAACCTGAACCTGCCCCGCGTACTGGGTGCCCTGCAGCTGGGCGCGGCCCAGGAGGTGATTGTGGGCCAGCCCGCTTTCCTGGATGAAGCCAACAAAGTGCTGAAGACCGAGCCGCTGGCCGATCTGAAAACCTACCTGCGCTGGCACCTGGTGCGCTCCGTTTCCTCAGCCCTGACAAAGGCGTATGTGGATGAGTCGTTCCGGTTTAGCCAGGTGCTGGGCGGCACCAAGCAACTGCCCACCCGCTGGAAGCGCATGCTGGCTTCTACGGACCAGGCGCTGGGCGAAGCCTTCGGTCAACTTTATGTTGACAAAGCCTTTTCCCCCGCCGCCAAGCGAAAGGCCCTGGAAATGGTCACCAACATCAAGGCCTCCATGGCCGAGCACATCCAGACCAACACCTGGATGAGCGACGCCACCAAAGCCGAGGCGCTGAAAAAGCTGAACGCCCTGCGCGTGAAAATCGGCTACCCCGATGAGTGGAAGGACTATTCGGCCCTCACCATCTCCCGCGACTCCTACCTGAAAAACCTGCTGGCCGCCCGCGAGTGGGACTACCGCCAGGAAGTGAAAAAGTACGGCGGCCCCATCGACCGCAACGAGTGGGGCATGACGCCCTCCACCATCAATGCCTATTACAACCCGCCGATGAACGAAATTGTGTTCCCGGCCGGGTACCTGCAGCCCCCGTTCTTCGACCCCAAGGCCGATGATGCGGTAAACTACGGTGCCATCGGGGGCGTTATCGGCCACGAAATCACGCACGGTTTCGACGACCAGGGCCGGCAGTACGACGCCGAGGGCAACCTGCGCGACTGGTGGACCAAGGAAGATGCTGAGAAGTTTACCCAGCGCGCTGAGGTAGTAGGCCGCCAGTATTCGGCCTTCTCGCCCCTGGATTCGGTATTCGTGAATGGCAAGCTGACCATGGGTGAAAATCTGGCCGACTTCGCCGGGCTCACGGTAGTGTATGGCGCTCTGCAAAAGCAGCTGCAGCAGCGCTACGGCAGCGGTCCGCGCCCTAAGTTCGATGGCTTCACGCCGGAGCAGCGCTTCTTCCTCTCCTGGGCCCAGCTGCGGCGCACCAACATCCGCCCCGAAGCCCTGCGCCAGCAGATCCTCACCGACCCCCACTCGCCGGGGCAATACCGCACTATTGGCCCGCTCATGAACATGCCCCAGTTCTATGAGGCCTTCGGCTGCCAGGAAGGCCAGAAAATGGTGCGCGCTCAGCAGGACCGCGCAAAGATCTGGTAA
- a CDS encoding NADH:flavin oxidoreductase/NADH oxidase produces the protein MSQLFTPLTLRGITFKNRIAVSPMCEYSSQDGFANDWHLVHLGSRAVGGAGLVITEAAAVSPEGRITPDDLGIWDDAHVPFLKRITDFLKSQGAVSGIQLAHAGRKASHRSPWKGGTLIGPTEEGGWVRVAPSALPFSGDEAAPQELFPAGIEKVVADFRAAAVRSLEAGFEVIEVHAAHGYLLHEFMSPLSNQRTDAYGGSFENRIRLLLEVVEATRSVWPAEYPLFVRISATDWTEGGWTADDSVALARVLQHKGVDLLDCSTGGNVPVAPIPVGPMYQLPFAARIKQETGLPTGAVGMITTAEEAESIIANHQADMVLLARELLRDPYFPLHAAHELGADIAWPDQYVRARPRKR, from the coding sequence GTGTCTCAGCTCTTCACGCCGCTTACTCTGCGCGGCATTACGTTTAAAAACCGCATTGCCGTGTCGCCGATGTGCGAGTACAGCAGCCAGGATGGCTTTGCCAACGATTGGCACCTGGTGCACCTAGGCAGCCGCGCCGTGGGCGGGGCCGGACTGGTCATTACGGAAGCCGCCGCCGTTTCGCCGGAAGGCCGCATCACCCCCGATGACCTGGGGATTTGGGACGATGCCCACGTGCCTTTCCTGAAGCGCATCACCGATTTTCTAAAAAGCCAGGGCGCCGTGTCCGGCATTCAGCTGGCGCATGCCGGCCGCAAAGCCAGCCACCGCAGCCCCTGGAAAGGCGGCACGCTCATCGGGCCTACCGAGGAAGGCGGCTGGGTGCGGGTAGCGCCCAGCGCCCTGCCGTTTTCCGGGGACGAAGCAGCCCCGCAGGAACTCTTCCCGGCCGGTATTGAAAAGGTGGTTGCTGATTTCCGGGCGGCGGCAGTTCGCTCCCTGGAGGCTGGCTTTGAGGTGATTGAAGTGCACGCGGCCCACGGCTATCTGCTGCACGAGTTCATGTCCCCGCTCAGCAACCAGCGCACCGATGCCTACGGCGGCTCCTTTGAAAACCGCATCCGCCTACTGCTGGAAGTAGTGGAAGCCACCCGCAGCGTGTGGCCCGCTGAGTACCCGCTGTTCGTGCGCATCTCCGCTACCGACTGGACTGAAGGCGGCTGGACCGCCGATGACTCCGTGGCCCTGGCCCGCGTGCTGCAGCACAAAGGCGTCGACCTGCTGGACTGCTCCACCGGCGGTAACGTGCCCGTGGCGCCTATTCCCGTGGGGCCCATGTACCAGCTGCCTTTTGCCGCCCGCATCAAACAGGAAACCGGCCTGCCCACCGGTGCCGTGGGTATGATTACCACGGCCGAAGAGGCCGAAAGCATCATTGCCAACCACCAGGCCGATATGGTTTTGCTGGCCCGGGAGCTGCTGCGCGACCCCTACTTTCCGCTGCATGCCGCCCACGAGCTGGGTGCCGACATTGCCTGGCCGGACCAATACGTGCGGGCCCGCCCTCGAAAAAGATAA
- a CDS encoding alpha/beta fold hydrolase, producing MNMHYIRRGTGKPLLLVHGIGGSWRSWNTILDDLAAEREVIAVDLPGFGDTPPLSGPVTIGTLADALTEFLEAHQLLGIDAVGSSMGARLVLEMARRGGVLGAVVSLDPGGFWQGWEIPFFYYTVAGSIRLVRALQPVMPALTSSAVGRTALFAQFSAKPWRLSPKITLDEMRTFAAAPSFDELLDSLAYGEKQQGAPEGSVPAPLVIGWGRQDLVCLPRQAARAQALFPDARLHWFAGCGHFPQWDQPQETVRLILQVTQGEYIGQEAGREAAAQPRPQRTLAVAAVAGVAVAGLWLLARRSR from the coding sequence ATGAATATGCACTACATCCGGCGCGGCACCGGCAAGCCTTTGCTTTTGGTACATGGTATTGGCGGCAGCTGGCGCTCCTGGAATACCATTCTGGATGATTTGGCCGCCGAGCGCGAGGTTATTGCCGTGGATTTACCGGGCTTTGGCGACACGCCCCCGCTGTCCGGTCCGGTTACCATTGGCACACTGGCCGATGCCCTCACCGAATTCCTGGAGGCACACCAGTTGCTGGGGATTGATGCCGTAGGTAGCTCCATGGGGGCCCGCCTGGTGCTGGAAATGGCCCGGCGGGGCGGTGTACTGGGCGCGGTGGTTTCCCTGGACCCCGGCGGATTCTGGCAGGGCTGGGAAATTCCCTTCTTCTACTACACCGTGGCCGGCTCCATCCGGCTGGTGCGGGCGTTGCAGCCCGTTATGCCCGCCCTGACCAGCAGCGCAGTGGGCCGAACGGCCCTGTTTGCGCAGTTCTCAGCCAAGCCCTGGCGTCTGTCGCCAAAAATTACGCTGGATGAGATGCGCACCTTTGCCGCCGCACCTTCTTTCGATGAGCTGCTGGATAGCCTGGCCTACGGCGAAAAGCAGCAGGGCGCGCCCGAAGGGTCTGTTCCGGCGCCGCTGGTTATTGGCTGGGGCCGGCAGGATCTGGTTTGCCTGCCGCGGCAGGCAGCGCGGGCCCAGGCCCTGTTTCCCGATGCCCGGCTGCATTGGTTTGCGGGCTGCGGCCACTTTCCGCAGTGGGACCAGCCCCAGGAAACCGTCCGCCTGATTCTGCAGGTAACCCAGGGCGAGTATATTGGGCAGGAAGCGGGCAGAGAAGCCGCTGCCCAGCCCCGGCCGCAGCGCACCCTGGCGGTAGCAGCCGTGGCAGGGGTAGCCGTAGCCGGCCTGTGGCTGCTGGCCCGCCGCTCCCGATAG
- a CDS encoding DinB family protein — protein sequence MIVAESLEVWLRGPLPAIPPLFQPVAHALLQAREEVTALLADFPADLLWERPAGVASVGFHLQHLIGVLSRLFTYARAETLTPEQLQALRAEGQPTSATATELVGQFSEQVDKALEQLRLTPQDTATEPRRVGRAQLPSTVLGLLFHAAEHTQRHVGQLLVTARVLQAASTSDR from the coding sequence ATTATTGTGGCTGAATCCCTGGAAGTATGGCTGCGCGGCCCGTTGCCCGCCATACCCCCTTTGTTTCAACCCGTGGCGCATGCCCTGCTGCAGGCCCGGGAAGAAGTAACGGCGCTGCTGGCTGACTTTCCGGCCGACCTGCTCTGGGAACGGCCCGCGGGCGTGGCTTCCGTGGGCTTTCACCTGCAGCACCTGATAGGTGTGCTCTCCCGTCTCTTTACCTATGCCCGCGCCGAAACGCTGACGCCGGAGCAGCTGCAGGCGCTCCGCGCCGAAGGCCAGCCCACCAGCGCCACGGCGACTGAGTTAGTCGGGCAGTTTTCTGAGCAGGTAGATAAAGCACTGGAGCAGCTGCGCCTAACGCCGCAGGACACCGCCACGGAGCCGCGCAGAGTGGGCCGGGCCCAATTACCCTCCACAGTACTGGGCCTGCTGTTTCATGCCGCCGAGCATACCCAGCGCCATGTGGGCCAGCTGCTGGTAACGGCGCGGGTGCTGCAGGCCGCCTCAACCTCGGACCGGTAA
- a CDS encoding pirin family protein, translating to MSLRQIKQQHRAVSAPIADLITYRALPTQAVEHIDPFLFLNHHGPQVYRPKNQGLPFGPHPHRGFETVTFIVAGDIMHQDSGGHKSVIEAGGIQWMTAGSGLIHSEVSSEQFKATGGDLEILQLWVNLPAKNKMVAPRYIGLQQDEIPTVALDEGRILIHAVSGTWAGTAGAIQPLADVQLATLDLQAGSTLDLSIAAERSIFFYTITGKLRLNGQDTEARQLVEFTHEGDELHIEALTDAKILLGHARPFNEPIVAYGPFVMNTEAEIRQAYHDYQSGKFGTWQG from the coding sequence ATGTCGCTTCGCCAAATAAAACAGCAGCACCGTGCCGTTAGCGCCCCTATTGCTGACCTGATTACCTACCGCGCCCTGCCCACGCAGGCCGTGGAGCACATCGACCCGTTTCTGTTTCTGAACCACCACGGCCCGCAGGTATACCGGCCTAAAAACCAGGGGCTGCCGTTTGGGCCGCACCCGCACCGCGGCTTTGAGACGGTAACATTTATTGTGGCCGGCGACATTATGCACCAGGACAGCGGCGGGCACAAAAGCGTGATTGAAGCCGGCGGCATTCAGTGGATGACGGCGGGCAGCGGCCTGATTCACTCCGAAGTTTCCTCAGAGCAGTTTAAAGCCACCGGCGGCGACCTGGAAATTCTCCAGCTGTGGGTGAACCTGCCGGCCAAAAACAAGATGGTAGCGCCGCGCTACATCGGGCTGCAGCAGGATGAGATTCCCACCGTGGCGCTGGATGAAGGCCGAATTCTGATTCATGCCGTATCGGGGACGTGGGCGGGCACAGCCGGGGCCATTCAGCCGCTGGCTGATGTACAGCTGGCTACCCTTGACCTGCAGGCGGGCAGCACCCTGGATTTAAGTATTGCCGCGGAGCGCAGCATCTTCTTCTATACCATTACCGGGAAGCTGCGCCTGAACGGGCAGGACACCGAAGCCCGCCAGCTGGTAGAATTTACGCATGAAGGCGACGAGCTGCATATAGAAGCCCTGACGGATGCCAAGATTCTGCTGGGCCACGCCCGGCCTTTCAACGAGCCCATTGTGGCGTACGGTCCTTTCGTGATGAATACGGAAGCCGAAATCCGCCAGGCCTACCACGATTATCAGTCGGGAAAATTTGGCACCTGGCAGGGTTAA
- a CDS encoding SUKH-3 domain-containing protein, translating into MSNPTSRSFLFTPEVHHLLVEAGWHRSRTVELSHCRLPVSIVVGWPAPVQAFLAEFGGLMLYFIRRDDSIAYLHFDVARAYQNSATGYPLAEYALRAGELALYIIGQAYTENLLLLMSATGQVYGGYEDSLYAIAGNGETAIEAICLDLPFREIP; encoded by the coding sequence ATGAGTAACCCCACCAGCCGTTCGTTCTTATTTACGCCCGAAGTGCACCACCTGCTGGTAGAAGCCGGCTGGCACCGAAGCCGGACGGTGGAGCTAAGCCACTGCCGGCTGCCGGTTTCTATCGTGGTCGGCTGGCCGGCGCCGGTGCAGGCATTTTTAGCCGAGTTTGGCGGCCTCATGCTCTACTTCATCCGCCGCGACGACAGTATTGCCTACCTCCACTTTGATGTGGCCCGGGCGTATCAGAATTCCGCCACCGGCTACCCCCTGGCCGAGTATGCCCTGCGGGCCGGCGAGCTGGCCTTATACATTATTGGGCAGGCCTACACGGAGAATCTGTTGCTGCTGATGAGCGCAACCGGCCAGGTTTACGGCGGCTACGAGGATTCCCTGTATGCTATTGCCGGGAACGGGGAAACGGCCATTGAAGCCATTTGCCTGGATCTGCCGTTTCGGGAGATACCCTAG
- a CDS encoding Gfo/Idh/MocA family oxidoreductase, translating to MPTPIQTGLLAYGMSGRVFHAPFLEAHPGFALAAVTERHEQQAHLQYPAVRSVASVEALLADEALELVVVNTPNNTHVEFARQALLAGKHVLLEKPVATTVAEIRELYVLSRRVNRHLLPYQNRRWDSDFQLVRQVVESGQLGRLVEVHFRFDRYKLALNKKTFKENPIPGSGLLYDLGPHLLDQVISLFGPPQHSYKALSSYRPGSKVDDYFTFHFRYASGLHVTVTSSLLVAAPGPAFALHGTAGSFSKLRADVQEAQLLQGISPLADEYGLEPAEAAGQLTLAASNGSLSHAVLPAPRGHYMGLFEAAYRTIRHGQPYPITEADIMAQLALLEQPPTAAS from the coding sequence ATGCCTACCCCTATTCAAACTGGTTTGCTTGCTTACGGAATGTCGGGGCGGGTATTTCACGCGCCTTTTCTGGAGGCCCACCCCGGCTTTGCGCTGGCCGCCGTAACCGAGCGGCATGAGCAGCAGGCCCACCTTCAGTACCCGGCGGTGCGGAGCGTGGCCAGCGTAGAAGCGCTGCTGGCCGATGAAGCCCTGGAGCTGGTGGTGGTGAACACGCCCAACAACACCCACGTGGAGTTTGCCCGGCAGGCCCTGCTGGCCGGCAAGCACGTGCTCCTGGAAAAACCCGTGGCTACTACCGTGGCGGAAATACGGGAGCTGTATGTCCTGAGCCGCCGCGTAAACCGCCACCTGCTTCCCTACCAGAACCGCCGCTGGGACAGTGACTTTCAGCTGGTGCGGCAGGTGGTGGAAAGCGGGCAGCTGGGCCGGCTGGTAGAAGTCCACTTCCGCTTCGACCGCTACAAGCTGGCCCTCAACAAAAAAACCTTCAAGGAAAACCCAATTCCCGGCAGCGGCCTGCTCTACGACCTGGGCCCGCACCTGCTGGATCAGGTTATCAGTCTGTTCGGCCCGCCCCAACACAGCTACAAGGCCCTGAGCAGCTACCGCCCCGGCTCCAAGGTAGATGATTACTTCACCTTTCACTTTCGATACGCATCCGGGCTGCACGTAACGGTGACCAGCAGTTTGCTGGTAGCCGCCCCCGGCCCGGCCTTTGCGCTGCATGGCACCGCCGGCAGCTTCAGCAAGCTCCGCGCCGATGTGCAGGAAGCCCAGCTACTGCAGGGCATTTCGCCGCTGGCGGATGAGTACGGCTTGGAACCGGCAGAAGCCGCCGGCCAGCTCACGCTGGCCGCGTCCAACGGTAGCCTTTCTCACGCTGTGTTACCCGCCCCCCGCGGCCACTACATGGGGTTATTTGAAGCGGCCTACCGCACCATCCGGCATGGGCAGCCCTACCCCATAACCGAGGCTGATATTATGGCCCAGCTGGCGCTCCTGGAGCAGCCGCCCACGGCAGCCAGCTAG
- a CDS encoding chloride channel protein produces the protein MKNTAPHTGIPVSTSLDLALASENMQTQRLQNTRRTIWIAVLAIGIAVVISVVARLLVYLINLVTNLSFFGELSVRYHSPADNHLGLFVILLPAVGGLLVGLMALYGSKAIRGHGIPEAMEQILTNKSRIKPSIMLLKPLSAAISIGTGGPFGAEGPIIATGGAFGSTVGQLLKITHSERKVLLAAGATAGMTAIFGTPVAAIFLAIELLLFEFSPRSIIPVALACITGAAGHHVLFEAGPTFPMPLVAAPGNEALAVYSVMGLLIGAISVLVTKLVYWIEDMFEELPIHWMWWPALGGLAVGLVGYFAPRTLGVGYENIIDLLSGKLPLQVILSLCLLKFTSWAISLGSGTSGGTLAPLLTIGGATGALLGLVAQQLFPEAGVVLPLAALVGMAAMFAGASRALLTSIIFAVEFTGQSNPLLPLLGACVGSYLVSTLLMDNTIMTEKIARRGVKTPDSYEPDALEKIRVEQVLREGGLTVSAENSLQEVREWLGRKPDNRANYFVIVDNNGVFEGIVSVAELYGPYPDLAASIRSIVSAQLPSVQATDTLRAAVSTMARAGVDVLPVVSPENPRLVTGVLSYHDIIRSYRFRLEEEEGSQTDISLRRHGIRIMLRGNKLLRGNRVRS, from the coding sequence ATGAAGAATACGGCTCCTCACACTGGCATTCCTGTTTCCACCTCGCTCGACCTGGCCCTGGCCTCCGAAAATATGCAGACCCAGCGCCTGCAGAATACCCGACGAACGATTTGGATTGCAGTGCTGGCCATAGGTATTGCCGTAGTCATCAGTGTGGTAGCCCGCCTGTTGGTTTACCTGATTAACCTGGTTACCAACCTGTCGTTTTTCGGGGAGCTTTCGGTGCGGTACCACAGCCCGGCCGATAACCACCTGGGGCTGTTTGTGATATTGTTGCCCGCCGTGGGAGGCCTGCTCGTCGGTCTTATGGCGCTGTATGGCTCCAAGGCCATTCGGGGCCACGGTATTCCGGAGGCCATGGAGCAGATTCTGACTAATAAAAGCCGCATCAAGCCTTCCATTATGCTGCTGAAGCCTCTTTCGGCGGCCATTTCCATTGGTACCGGCGGCCCGTTTGGCGCCGAGGGGCCCATTATTGCCACGGGCGGCGCTTTTGGCTCCACGGTGGGTCAGCTGCTGAAAATCACCCACTCTGAGCGAAAGGTGCTGCTGGCGGCCGGCGCTACGGCCGGCATGACGGCCATCTTCGGCACGCCGGTAGCGGCCATTTTCCTGGCTATTGAGCTGCTGTTGTTTGAGTTTTCGCCGCGCTCCATTATTCCCGTGGCCCTGGCCTGTATTACCGGGGCGGCGGGCCATCATGTGTTATTCGAAGCAGGACCTACTTTTCCCATGCCGCTGGTGGCTGCCCCCGGCAACGAAGCACTGGCAGTTTATAGCGTAATGGGCCTGCTGATTGGGGCCATTTCCGTTCTGGTTACCAAGCTGGTGTATTGGATTGAGGATATGTTTGAGGAGCTACCCATTCATTGGATGTGGTGGCCGGCGCTGGGCGGTCTGGCCGTGGGCCTGGTGGGCTATTTTGCCCCGCGCACCCTGGGGGTGGGCTATGAGAATATCATTGATTTGCTGTCGGGCAAGCTGCCCCTGCAGGTTATTCTGTCGTTGTGCCTGCTGAAGTTTACTTCCTGGGCTATTTCCCTAGGCAGCGGCACCTCTGGTGGCACGCTGGCGCCCTTGCTTACTATTGGCGGGGCTACTGGGGCGCTGTTGGGTTTGGTAGCGCAGCAGCTGTTTCCCGAGGCCGGCGTAGTGCTGCCGCTGGCAGCATTAGTGGGTATGGCGGCCATGTTTGCGGGTGCCTCCCGGGCCCTGCTCACATCCATCATTTTCGCTGTAGAATTTACCGGGCAGTCTAACCCTTTGCTGCCTTTGCTGGGAGCCTGCGTGGGCTCGTACCTGGTTTCTACCCTGCTGATGGACAACACCATTATGACGGAGAAAATAGCCCGTCGCGGCGTGAAAACGCCCGATTCCTACGAGCCCGACGCCCTGGAGAAAATCCGGGTAGAGCAGGTGCTGCGCGAAGGCGGCCTCACGGTTAGCGCCGAAAACTCCCTGCAGGAAGTGCGCGAGTGGCTGGGCCGCAAACCCGATAACCGGGCCAATTACTTTGTCATCGTCGACAATAATGGGGTATTCGAAGGCATAGTGAGCGTAGCGGAGCTCTACGGTCCCTACCCTGATTTGGCGGCCTCCATCCGCAGCATTGTTTCGGCCCAGCTGCCCTCCGTGCAGGCCACGGATACGCTGCGGGCGGCGGTAAGCACTATGGCCCGCGCCGGCGTAGATGTGCTGCCGGTGGTATCGCCGGAAAACCCGCGCCTGGTCACGGGCGTGCTGTCGTACCACGATATTATCCGCTCCTACCGCTTCCGGCTGGAAGAAGAGGAGGGCTCCCAGACGGATATTTCCCTGCGTCGCCACGGCATCCGGATTATGCTGCGCGGCAACAAGCTTCTGCGTGGTAACCGCGTGCGCAGCTAG
- a CDS encoding GNAT family N-acetyltransferase — translation MLHVRLATTQDLPAILRIVQAVVPLMQAAGNFQWEATYPNEQVFQEDIAKDWLWVAELDGRVVGVAALTTAQDPEYAQADWDAAEPAVVTHRLAVHPAAQGKGIAAALLAQAEEQGRAWGLRVARVDTNSENRATQALFPKLGYRFAGEITLAFRPGLRFFCYEKELAL, via the coding sequence ATGCTTCACGTTCGCCTGGCTACCACCCAAGATTTGCCTGCTATTCTGCGCATCGTGCAGGCTGTAGTGCCGCTGATGCAGGCTGCCGGCAATTTTCAATGGGAGGCCACCTACCCTAATGAGCAGGTGTTTCAAGAAGATATTGCCAAGGACTGGCTCTGGGTGGCCGAGCTGGATGGGCGGGTGGTCGGCGTAGCGGCCCTCACCACGGCCCAGGACCCGGAATATGCCCAGGCCGACTGGGACGCCGCCGAGCCCGCCGTGGTTACGCACCGCCTGGCCGTACACCCCGCCGCCCAGGGCAAAGGCATAGCCGCGGCGTTGCTGGCCCAGGCAGAAGAGCAGGGCCGGGCCTGGGGCCTGCGCGTGGCCCGCGTAGATACCAACTCCGAAAATCGTGCGACGCAGGCCCTGTTTCCCAAGCTGGGCTACCGCTTTGCGGGCGAAATCACGCTGGCCTTCCGGCCCGGGTTGCGTTTTTTTTGCTACGAAAAGGAGCTGGCTCTTTAG
- a CDS encoding TCR/Tet family MFS transporter, which translates to MSAKRNAALGFIFITILVDVIGLGIIIPVMPRLIEQLTGGGLSEASQYGGWLTFSYAIMQFLCSPVLGGLSDRFGRRPILLFSLLGLGIDYIFLALAPTIGWLFVGRLIAGIAGASFTTATAYIADISTPEKRAQNFGMVGAAFGLGFIIGPTLGGIFSHWGPRVPFMVAAGLSLVNFLYGYLVLPESLDQQHRRRFNWRRANPVGSLLQLRRYPVVAGLIVSLVLVYIASHAVQSTWTYYTMLKFSWTERWVGYSLGFVGLLTAIVQGGLIRFIIARLGQRNTVYAGLLLYSFGLLLFAFAGQSWQMFAFLVPYCLGGITGPALQGIISGQVPPNEQGELQGALTSLVSLTTILGPPLMTNLFAYFTSPGAPVHFAGAPFLMGSVLALASLLFTLRSLAHYRHPAPVAQQTSA; encoded by the coding sequence ATGTCTGCTAAACGCAACGCGGCCCTGGGCTTCATTTTCATCACTATTCTGGTAGATGTTATTGGGCTGGGCATCATTATTCCCGTAATGCCCCGCCTGATTGAGCAACTCACGGGCGGCGGGCTCAGCGAGGCTTCCCAGTACGGCGGGTGGCTCACGTTTTCCTACGCCATTATGCAGTTTCTGTGCTCCCCCGTGCTGGGCGGGCTCAGTGACCGGTTTGGGCGGCGCCCCATCCTGCTGTTTTCCCTGCTGGGCCTGGGCATCGACTACATATTCCTGGCCTTGGCCCCTACTATTGGGTGGCTGTTTGTTGGGCGCCTGATTGCCGGCATAGCCGGGGCCAGCTTCACCACGGCTACCGCCTACATTGCCGATATCAGCACCCCGGAAAAGCGGGCCCAGAACTTTGGCATGGTGGGCGCCGCCTTTGGGCTGGGGTTCATCATTGGGCCCACGCTGGGCGGTATTTTCAGCCATTGGGGGCCGCGGGTGCCCTTTATGGTGGCCGCCGGCCTCAGCCTGGTTAATTTCCTGTATGGCTACCTGGTGCTGCCCGAGTCGCTGGACCAGCAGCACCGGCGCCGCTTTAACTGGCGCCGGGCCAACCCGGTGGGCTCTCTGCTGCAGCTGCGCCGCTACCCGGTGGTGGCCGGCCTCATCGTATCCCTGGTGCTGGTGTACATTGCTTCCCACGCGGTGCAATCTACCTGGACGTATTATACCATGCTGAAATTCAGCTGGACGGAGCGCTGGGTGGGCTATTCCCTGGGCTTTGTAGGGCTGCTGACGGCTATTGTGCAGGGCGGGCTCATTCGTTTTATTATTGCCCGCCTGGGCCAGCGCAACACGGTATACGCCGGCTTGCTGCTATATAGCTTTGGCCTGCTGCTGTTTGCGTTTGCCGGCCAGAGCTGGCAGATGTTTGCCTTCCTGGTGCCTTACTGCCTGGGCGGTATTACGGGGCCGGCGCTGCAGGGCATTATTTCCGGCCAGGTGCCGCCTAATGAGCAGGGTGAGCTGCAAGGAGCCCTCACCAGCCTCGTGAGCCTGACCACCATCCTGGGGCCACCGCTCATGACCAATCTGTTTGCTTATTTCACCAGCCCCGGGGCGCCAGTCCACTTTGCGGGCGCTCCGTTTCTGATGGGCTCCGTGCTGGCGCTGGCCAGCCTGCTGTTCACCCTCCGCTCCCTGGCGCACTACCGGCACCCGGCCCCCGTAGCGCAGCAAACTTCCGCCTAA